In one window of Arachis ipaensis cultivar K30076 chromosome B06, Araip1.1, whole genome shotgun sequence DNA:
- the LOC107605695 gene encoding uncharacterized protein LOC107605695 isoform X2, whose product MQGNLRNAATTKGGRKSISRERKLALQQDVDSLKKKLRNEENIHRALERAFNRPLGALPRLPPYLPPYILALLAEVAVLEEEIVSLEKQVVHFRQDLYQEAVYMSSSKRKMEHSAHPNNPNPTMDTPKLDTLKHFSQKSGNPATSATVPEDRKGKENQSCTNSSKSRKQSSNQTNKPPIKKLSIDNKSLQKSLDTPKRQQETRVNDQKIAELRNPSPHKRPLPESDSPNKISENILKCLSSILLRMSAVKNPCSAGNTLTRQNCVEGTEVWDPYGVCLEFGQRDIGPYKQLCAVDAKSFNPNRTANTLFLQHRLKLLFRKLASVNLEKLNHQEKLAFWINIYNSCMMNAFIESGTPESPETVVTLMQKATINVGGHMLNPTTIEHFILRLPYHWKFTFSKGAKNHEMTARSMFALELSEPLVTFALSCGTLSSPAVRVYTASQVENQLEVAKREYLQATFGISTTKFAIPKLLDWYLLDFAKDLESLLDWICLQLPSELGKEAIKLLEERKTEPLSQFVQIMPYEFSFRYLLCT is encoded by the exons ATGCAGGGAAATTTGAGaaatgcagcaacaacaaaaGGTGGAAGAAAATCCATAAGCAGAGAAAGAAAACTAGCATTGCAACAAGAT GTAGATAGtttgaagaagaagctaaggAATGAAGAGAACATTCATAGGGCATTGGAAAGAGCTTTTAATAGACCTTTGGGAGCATTGCCTAGGCTTCCTCCTTATCTTCCTCCATAT atactgGCACTTCTCGCGGAAGTAGCAGTTTTGGAAGAGGAGATTGTTAGCCTTGAAAAGCAGGTTGTGCATTTCAGGCAAGACTTGTACCAAGAAGCTGTTTACATGTCTTCTTCTAAGAGGAAAATGGAGCATTCAGCTCATCCAaacaatccaaatccaacaatggATACTCCAAAATTGGATACATTGAAGCATTTTTCACAGAAATCTGGTAATCCAGCAACATCTGCAACTGTTCCAG AGGatagaaaaggaaaagagaatcAGTCATGTACCAATTCTTCCAAGAGTAGGAAGCAATCTTCAAACCAAACAAATAAACCTCCAATCAAGAAGCTTTCCATTGACAATAAATCACTACAAAAAAGTTTGGATACTCCAAAAAGGCAG CAAGAAACAAGGGTAAATGACCAAAAAATTGCGGAACTAAGAAATCCTAGTCCACACAAAAGGCCACTACCAGAATCTGATAGCCCAAATAAAATCTCTGAGAATATTCTGAAGTGCTTATCAAGCATTCTCTTGAGAATGAGTGCTGTGAAGAATCCATGCTCTGCAGGTAACACACTAACACGCCAAAACTGTGTCGAAGGGACTGAAGTTTGGGATCCATATGGTGTCTGTTTGGAATTTGGACAGCGTGATATCGGTCCATACAAGCAGTTATGTGCAGTTGATGCGAAATCTTTCAATCCAAATCGAACAGCAAACACTTTGTTTTTACAACATAGATTGAA ACTTTTATTTAGGAAACTTGCCTCTGTCAACTTAGAGAAACTTAACCATCAAGAGAAGCTTGCATTCTGGATCAACATTTATAACTCCTGTATGATGAAT GCATTCATAGAGAGTGGCACACCAGAGTCTCCAGAAACGGTTGTTACATTGATGCAGAAG GCAACAATCAATGTTGGTGGGCACATGCTGAATCCAACAACCATAGAGCATTTCATTTTAAGACTTCCTTACCATTGGAAATTT ACGTTCTCAAAGGGAGCGAAAAATCATGAAATGACAGCAAGAAGCATGTTTGCACTGGAATTGTCAGAACCCTTGGTGACATTTGCTCTCTCTTGTGGTACCTTGTCCTCTCCTGCT GTGAGAGTTTACACAGCATCCCAAGTTGAGAACCAGCTAGAAGTGGCTAAAAGAGAGTATTTGCAAGCAACTTTTGGAATCTCAACAACCAAATTTGCTATCCCAAAGTTGCTTGATTGGTATTTACTTGATTTTGCAAAGGACTTGGAATCGTTATTGGATTGGATATGTCTCCAATTACCAAGTGAATTGGGGAAAGAAGCAATCAAATTACTTGAGGAAAGAAAAACTGAACCTCTCTCTCAATTTGTACAAATTATGCCATACGAGTTCAGTTTTAGATACTTGCTATGCACATAG
- the LOC107605694 gene encoding cell division cycle protein 123 homolog, which yields MKEEEVNRCQIQEWYPKFKSVSIKTIIHKLPESFIQYLLDDSGTFLLPASVLDEDALPNRIYNSDDEDFQVSEGTADEAEEPSPPPSFPELELKIKESIESLGGAVFPKLNWSAPKDSAWISTCGSLRCTSFSEIALLFRASDSLVHDLCHAYDSCQDKSLSRPQEFFLALRKWYPSLQPDMEFRCFVRDQKLLGISQREVTTFYPPLLKKKSSLQLLIQGFFNSYVRDRFESENYSFDVYITRDERVKIMDFNPWGAFTLPLLFTWDELEHIHNGGGDAEFRIIEDHCGVRPGLKTAVPYDYLDTAPGSGWDQFLRNAHEELHRQTMSTDAGA from the coding sequence ATGAAAGAGGAAGAGGTCAATCGATGCCAAATTCAAGAATGGTACCCGAAGTTCAAATCTGTATCTATCAAGACCATAATTCATAAACTCCCTGAATCTTTTATTCAGTACCTTCTTGATGACTCTGGGACATTTTTGTTGCCTGCTTCTGTGTTGGATGAGGATGCCTTGCCGAATAGAATTTATAATTCGGATGATGAAGATTTTCAGGTGTCAGAAGGAACTGCTGATGAAGCAGAAGAACCTTCTCCACCGCCTTCATTTCCAGAACTTGAGTTGAAAATTAAGGAATCCATCGAGTCCCTTGGGGGTGCAGTCTTCCCCAAGTTGAATTGGAGTGCCCCAAAAGATTCGGCTTGGATAAGTACTTGTGGCAGCCTTCGTTGCACCTCTTTCAGTGAGATTGCGCTCTTGTTCCGCGCATCTGACTCATTGGTGCATGATTTGTGCCACGCTTATGACTCTTGCCAAGATAAATCTTTGTCCAGACCCCAAGAGTTTTTTCTTGCCCTTCGAAAATGGTATCCATCCCTTCAACCTGACATGGAGTTCCGTTGCTTTGTGCGAGATCAGAAATTACTTGGAATTTCTCAGCGAGAAGTTACTACCTTTTATCCTCCTCTGCTTAAAAAGAAGAGCAGCCTCCAATTGCTGATACAGGGATTTTTCAACAGTTATGTTAGAGATAGATTTGAGTCCGAAAACTACTCATTTGATGTTTATATTACAAGGGACGAGAGAGTTAAGATCATGGACTTCAACCCTTGGGGTGCCTTTACATTGCCATTGTTGTTTACGTGGGATGAATTAGAGCATATCCACAATGGAGGAGGTGATGCGGAGTTCAGAATTATTGAAGATCATTGTGGTGTTAGGCCAGGCTTGAAAACTGCTGTTCCATATGATTACTTGGATACTGCCCCAGGAAGTGGTTGGGATCAATTTCTGAGGAATGCACATGAGGAGTTACATCGACAAACCATGTCTACTGACGCAGGTGCATAA
- the LOC107605695 gene encoding uncharacterized protein LOC107605695 isoform X1, translated as MIYNAAILVKFHSSPGGSLKKRKREVGMQGNLRNAATTKGGRKSISRERKLALQQDVDSLKKKLRNEENIHRALERAFNRPLGALPRLPPYLPPYILALLAEVAVLEEEIVSLEKQVVHFRQDLYQEAVYMSSSKRKMEHSAHPNNPNPTMDTPKLDTLKHFSQKSGNPATSATVPEDRKGKENQSCTNSSKSRKQSSNQTNKPPIKKLSIDNKSLQKSLDTPKRQQETRVNDQKIAELRNPSPHKRPLPESDSPNKISENILKCLSSILLRMSAVKNPCSAGNTLTRQNCVEGTEVWDPYGVCLEFGQRDIGPYKQLCAVDAKSFNPNRTANTLFLQHRLKLLFRKLASVNLEKLNHQEKLAFWINIYNSCMMNAFIESGTPESPETVVTLMQKATINVGGHMLNPTTIEHFILRLPYHWKFTFSKGAKNHEMTARSMFALELSEPLVTFALSCGTLSSPAVRVYTASQVENQLEVAKREYLQATFGISTTKFAIPKLLDWYLLDFAKDLESLLDWICLQLPSELGKEAIKLLEERKTEPLSQFVQIMPYEFSFRYLLCT; from the exons ATGATATATAATGCTGCAATTCTTGTCAAGTTTCATTCTTCACCTGGAGGATCATTGAAAAAG agaaaaagggaGGTGGGGATGCAGGGAAATTTGAGaaatgcagcaacaacaaaaGGTGGAAGAAAATCCATAAGCAGAGAAAGAAAACTAGCATTGCAACAAGAT GTAGATAGtttgaagaagaagctaaggAATGAAGAGAACATTCATAGGGCATTGGAAAGAGCTTTTAATAGACCTTTGGGAGCATTGCCTAGGCTTCCTCCTTATCTTCCTCCATAT atactgGCACTTCTCGCGGAAGTAGCAGTTTTGGAAGAGGAGATTGTTAGCCTTGAAAAGCAGGTTGTGCATTTCAGGCAAGACTTGTACCAAGAAGCTGTTTACATGTCTTCTTCTAAGAGGAAAATGGAGCATTCAGCTCATCCAaacaatccaaatccaacaatggATACTCCAAAATTGGATACATTGAAGCATTTTTCACAGAAATCTGGTAATCCAGCAACATCTGCAACTGTTCCAG AGGatagaaaaggaaaagagaatcAGTCATGTACCAATTCTTCCAAGAGTAGGAAGCAATCTTCAAACCAAACAAATAAACCTCCAATCAAGAAGCTTTCCATTGACAATAAATCACTACAAAAAAGTTTGGATACTCCAAAAAGGCAG CAAGAAACAAGGGTAAATGACCAAAAAATTGCGGAACTAAGAAATCCTAGTCCACACAAAAGGCCACTACCAGAATCTGATAGCCCAAATAAAATCTCTGAGAATATTCTGAAGTGCTTATCAAGCATTCTCTTGAGAATGAGTGCTGTGAAGAATCCATGCTCTGCAGGTAACACACTAACACGCCAAAACTGTGTCGAAGGGACTGAAGTTTGGGATCCATATGGTGTCTGTTTGGAATTTGGACAGCGTGATATCGGTCCATACAAGCAGTTATGTGCAGTTGATGCGAAATCTTTCAATCCAAATCGAACAGCAAACACTTTGTTTTTACAACATAGATTGAA ACTTTTATTTAGGAAACTTGCCTCTGTCAACTTAGAGAAACTTAACCATCAAGAGAAGCTTGCATTCTGGATCAACATTTATAACTCCTGTATGATGAAT GCATTCATAGAGAGTGGCACACCAGAGTCTCCAGAAACGGTTGTTACATTGATGCAGAAG GCAACAATCAATGTTGGTGGGCACATGCTGAATCCAACAACCATAGAGCATTTCATTTTAAGACTTCCTTACCATTGGAAATTT ACGTTCTCAAAGGGAGCGAAAAATCATGAAATGACAGCAAGAAGCATGTTTGCACTGGAATTGTCAGAACCCTTGGTGACATTTGCTCTCTCTTGTGGTACCTTGTCCTCTCCTGCT GTGAGAGTTTACACAGCATCCCAAGTTGAGAACCAGCTAGAAGTGGCTAAAAGAGAGTATTTGCAAGCAACTTTTGGAATCTCAACAACCAAATTTGCTATCCCAAAGTTGCTTGATTGGTATTTACTTGATTTTGCAAAGGACTTGGAATCGTTATTGGATTGGATATGTCTCCAATTACCAAGTGAATTGGGGAAAGAAGCAATCAAATTACTTGAGGAAAGAAAAACTGAACCTCTCTCTCAATTTGTACAAATTATGCCATACGAGTTCAGTTTTAGATACTTGCTATGCACATAG